A single window of Anopheles moucheti chromosome 2, idAnoMoucSN_F20_07, whole genome shotgun sequence DNA harbors:
- the LOC128297712 gene encoding dedicator of cytokinesis protein 3 isoform X1 encodes MIWSPTSNKYGVAIHNWHGDVTHGLALDVGDCVEILEETAYWFRGTCPRKPRKVGLFPKSYIHLKDLSKVDPVVAECTLVLREWSEIWKRLFVEREEYKFTSLRKVMLALLESRRELLSSTLTQDQTYELQMKVISKIDWGNRKLGLDLVPRSGTLAVDPQKIGIVSLHQVHVNSAENAKAASNRGTLRRKAGKKIHTHHLYFCMRDFGHRIGDDAEIYFYLYDGNTNRMRALSERFLVRIARDGFSTYVETSHNCTIFTDLGSSDLNQDLYLIANVMRVGKMLHSESVKKGDKLTTTTHAYRRPYGVGVLPLSEIAQFDYSVESEEKEFSFKIFQCEEKDYHQLHELIIKKASGKFQPINASTQGHYGLVVSMKLLHGEISQAKLEQPILFQGTAITKKIGFPDVIMPGDVRNDLFLTLERGEFERVGISTAKNIEITALVLDENGRVVQECIAIASGSPLQAYYKSMVLYHNNSPAWNETIRMFVPIDKFSKAHVRFEFRSCSTRDKSDPKLFGFSFARLMETGGATIADGAHELYVYKCEDPLKVQPNVYLRLPCSAGDRQALGDSPSSYHRSSKEAFYVRTILCSTKLTQNGDLLSLLQWRNRPEGIQDSLQRVLRLHNEELIKFLQDVLDALFALFSTDDGNSTPHSGLVFHVLVNIFSLMQSSKFQHFKPVMDAYIRNHFAAPLVYQGLLSSVQHLADWLTTTDNLEPIVQCFCSLEFIFKLIIQSRKLFAHASGGQYEDKFKNDLFSVFLSLNGMLAVPSTTQILATQEALLSNAGVVFEQLRTIITRPELETLVKSMLDAVPKDAQPPLIQAKLKSIKDMVSGQLFQDDELRSVILNIACKHLRIHLARRDELRLCSEILAEVLIKLYEAKAKTGEKPSNAIHHDLDTLFANIFPILLQTINVLSNGGNENLVCSLFAVKLGLLQLLDESHYQRMWDRQQSGTSPTIVGGKELRDFIQQCLAIFKDILEQDWMIFSKDWLVMKMAANDVLRRTLEELAKPLVYRFLGPQSFDSQLWWSYFSVAVIFLTQPSLQIEQYHETKRRKILSTHGDMRVMMGFQILSMWAQLGEHKLHFIPSMVGPFLEVTLVPEPALRKATFTVFYDMMQCEQVSRGSFRLVESELIDKLDLLISENKGDDEYRELFSTMEQLCLALLERVQTENPSWRESGIAFISSVTRLLERLLDYRSVMQGDENRDKRMTCTVNLLNFYNDEINRKEMYVRYIYKLLDLHLGAENYVEAGLTLKLYADMLSWDSENISDDSNGPREWEQKEKIYKNIISYFDKGKCWEKGIPLCKELAMFYERKRFDYNRLSDVLVQEAKFFQNILTQLRPEPEYFRVGYYGTGFPSFVRNKQFIYRGLEYERIGAFIQRLQTEFPTALILDKKQYPPDSSILNSPEQRFHVVNVRPIADPYHLKSAKVTVPEKISKYYEVNDVTRFQYDRPVHKGTVDKDNEFKSLWIVRTIYETAQPLPGILRWFEVSKTSEHELTPVEFACETIANVNKELSDLIVQYRLDPKRNLNPFTMRLQGSVDANVNGGFSKYQDAFFSERFAKSTEGRDQSVHVQRLKRLIFEQMQILRQALELHRSLAPEQVLPLHNRLSEAFLELEKSTAEWKTNINIPTKPLPPLPIGQQQQQGGASDSCMGPNGGKVAMMNGGAQELAYFPEDYDGTYMSVNKKALSLSGIVPMTALTSSPVPHIPPRDNNGGLILPAVCSPTAPPLPPRGHTPDKRSSNPMPFTEYVEQQQLQQHSLPGKNRQKKYSLYEISLNDSGNYGSPRNLSEFRQGFYRDSGISTSTQELNNLNVASSSGAAAGQHAASQVGDGCVQTPPHQHYHQPMAIPSTVTPHDDYNIIANGNTLPAMVHPSNRGHQKTNSNPEAYQSIPMMSGSSPSSGGMAQPPPPPIPPKSASLHHQHSLPAVSIGAGSNNNNNNNSISLSFHTQGAHAQQHVPQSHYHHQRNQSLNLSTNSSSDGEQLSLNDISPAPPPMFNDNFSDSFSDECDNPVPIGQHSKLTPSPGRSGGSAGVAGMVVGAPSGYNTALNGASSGDGTVELSSITTTTTTTTIISLRRDDEDEIFY; translated from the exons AATCGTGGAACTCTTCGGCGCAAAGCGggcaaaaaaatacatacgCATCATCTGTACTTCTGCATGCGTGATTTTGGTCATCGGATAGGCGACGATGCAGAAATCTATTTCTACCTGTACGATGGCAACACGAATCGTATGCGTGCCCTATCGGAACGATTTCTGGTACGGATAGCGCGGGACGGCTTTTCGACGTACGTGGAAACAAGCCATAACTGTACCATCTTCACCGATCTTGGATCGTCTGATTTGAATCAGGACCTATACCTGATTGCTAACGTAATGCGTGTCGGTAAGATGCTGCACTCGGAGTCGGTAAAGAAAGGAGACAAACTCACAACTACGACACACGCTTATCGACGACCGTACGGAGTTGGTGTGCTGCCGCTGAGCGAAATTGCCCAGTTTGATTACAGCGTCGAGTCGGAGGAAAAAGAGTTTAGCTTTAAGATTTTCCAGTGCGAGGAGAAAGATTACCATCAACTGCACGAACTAATCATTAAGAAGGCGAGCGGAAAATTTCAACCAATCAATGCTAGCACCCAGGGTCACTATGGATTGGTGGTGTCCATGAAGCTACTGCATGGCGAAATCAGTCAGGCAAAGTTGGAGCAGCCGATCCTGTTCCAGGGTACTGCCATCACCAAGAAAATAGGTTTCCCCGATGTGATCATGCCGGGTGATGTGCGTAACGATCTCTTTCTCACGCTCGAAAGAGGTGAGTTCGAGCGCGTCGGCATCAGTACGGCAAAGAACATAGAAATCACGGCACTGGTGCTGGATGAAAATGGGCGCGTGGTGCAGGAATGTATTGCGATCGCTTCTGGTAGCCCGTTGCAAGCATATTACAAATCGATGGTACTGTACCATAACAACTCCCCGGCGTGGAATGAAACGATCCGCATGTTCGTACCGATTGATAAGTTCAGCAAGGCGCACGTGCGCTTCGAGTTTCGCAGTTGCTCGACGAGGGATAAATCGGACCCAAAGCTGTTTGGATTTAGCTTCGCCCGGCTTATGGAAACTGGCGGAGCGACCATCGCCGATGGAGCCCATGAGCTGTACGTATACAAATGCGAAGACCCGCTGAAGGTACAGCCGAATGTGTATTTGCGCCTACCTTGTTCCGCCGGTGACCGGCAAGCGCTGGGCGATTCGCCTTCGTCGTACCACCGTAGTTCGAAAGAAGCCTTTTACGTGCGCACAATCCTTTGCTCAACGAAACTGACACAGAATGGAGATTTACTGTCGCTGCTTCAGTGGCGCAATAGACCGGAAGGCATTCAGGACTCGTTGCAGCGCGTGTTGCGGCTGCATAATGAAGAATTGATCAAGTTCCTGCAGGACGTGCTCGACGCTCTGTTTGCACTGTTTTCTACCGACGATGGTAACAGTACGCCGCACTCGGGACTGGTGTTTCACGTGCTAGTCAACATATTTAGTCTGATGCAAAGTAGCAAGTTTCAACATTTCAAACCAGTAATGGACGCGTACATACGCAATCATTTTGCTGCTCCGCTCGTATATCAAGGTTTACTTTCGTCGGTACAGCACCTAGCGGACTGGTTGACGACTACGGACAATCTGGAGCCGATCGTGCAGTGCTTTTGCTCACTGGAATTTATCTTCAAGCTGATCATCCAATCGCGCAAATTGTTTGCCCACGCGTCGGGTGGCCAATATGAGGACAAGTTTAAAAACGACCTATTTTCGGTTTTCCTGTCGCTAAATGGCATGCTCGCAGTGCCAAGCACAACTCAAATCCTAGCGACACAGGAAGCGCTGCTCAGTAACGCGGGCGTAGTGTTTGAGCAGCTGCGTACCATCATCACCCGGCCGGAACTAGAAACGCTTGTCAAATCCATGCTCGACGCTGTTCCAAAGGATGCTCAGCCACCTCTAATTCAAGCAAAACTGAAATCCATAAAGGATATGGTTTCCGGACAACTTTTCCAAGACGACGAGCTACGTTCGGTCATATTGAACATCGCTTGCAAACATCTGCGCATTCATTTAGCTCGCCGAGACGAGCTGAGACTTTGTTCAGAAATTCTCGCTGAAGTGCTGATCAAGCTGTATGAAGCGAAGGCTAAAACCGGTGAAAAACCATCAAACGCCATCCATCACGATCTGGACACGTTGTTTGCGAACATCTTTCCCATCCTGCTACAAACAATCAATGTACTGAGCAATGGCGGTAACGAAAATCTCGTGTGTTCGTTGTTTGCGGTGAAGTTAGGCCTGTTGCAGCTGCTGGATGAGTCGCACTATCAACGCATGTGGGATCGACAACAGAGCGGTACCAGTCCGACGATCGTTGGCGGAAAGGAGCTACGAGATTTCATACAGCAATGTTTGGCCATCTTCAAGGACATTCTTGAGCAAGACTGGATGATTTTCTCAAAAGATTGGCTGGTGATGAAAATGGCCGCCAACGACGTCTTGCGACGGACGTTAGAGGAATTAGCAAAGCCACTAGTGTACCGTTTTCTCGGTCCTCAATCGTTCGATTCGCAACTTTGGTGGTCGTACTTTAGCGTCGCCGTTATTTTCCTCACCCAGCCATCGCTGCAGATCGAACAGTACCACGAGACGAAGCGACGCAAAATATTGAGTACGCATGGAGATATGCGCGTCATGATGGGCTTCCAAATTTTGAGCATGTGGGCCCAACTCGGCGAACACAAGCTGCACTTTATTCCGTCGATGGTAGGACCATTTTTGGAGGTCACACTTGTTCCAGAACCGGCGTTACGAAAGGCCACGTTTACGGTATTCTACGACATGATGCAATGCGAACAG GTTTCGCGTGGATCATTTCGACTCGTAGAAAGCGAACTGATCGACAAGCTGGATTTGCTTATAAGTGAAAACAAGGGAGACGATGAATACCGGGAGCTGTTCAGCACGAT GGAGCAACTGTGTCTAGC ACTGTTGGAACGTGTACAAACGGAGAATCCTTCTTGGCGCGAGTCTGGCATAGCGTTCATCTCCTCCGTCACGCGATTGCTGGAGCGACTGCTTGATTACCGCAGCGTTATGCAAGGTGATGAAAATCGTGACAAACGAATGACCTGCACGGTCAATTTGCTCAACTTCTACAACGATGAGATTAATCGCAAGGAAATGTACGTCCGCTACATTTACAAACTGTTGGATCTGCATCTGGGTGCCGAAAATTATGTCGAGGCAGGGCTTACGCTGAAGCTCTACGCCGATATGCTTTCCTGGGACAGTGAAAACATTTCGGACGATTCGAACGGCCCGCGCGAATGGGAACAGAAGGAAAAGATTTACAAGAAT ATCATCAGCTATTTCGACAAGGGCAAATGTTGGGAAAAGGGCATCCCGTTGTGCAAGGAACTGGCGATGTTTTACGAGCGCAAACGTTTCGATTACAACCGGCTGAGTGATGTGCTGGTCCAGGAAGCTAAATTCTTCCAGAACATACTCACGCAATTGCGCCCGGAACCGGAATACTTCCGTGTAGGATACTACGGAACGGGATTTCCATCATTCGTCAGA AACAAACAGTTCATTTATCGTGGACTGGAGTACGAACGGATTGGTGCATTTATACAGCGACTTCAGACAGAATTTCCGACTGCACTGATACTGGACAAGAAGCAATACCCTCCGGACAGCTCAATACTAAACTCGCCCGAGCAACGCTTCCACGTCGTCAATGTTCGACCGATCGCCGATCCGTACCACCTGAAAAGTGCCAAAGTGACCGTTCCGGAAAAGATTTCCAAGTACTATGAGGTGAACGACGTTACACGGTTCCAGTATGACCGTCCTGTACACAAGGGCACGGTTGACAAAGACAATGAGTTCAAGTCACTGTGGATTGTCAGAACAATCTACGAAACGGCGCAACCTTTGCCGGGCATCTTGCGGTGGTTTGAAGTGAGCAAGAC ATCGGAACACGAGTTAACACCGGTTGAGTTTGCCTGCGAAACAATTGCCAACGTGAACAAGGAGCTGTCCGATCTGATCGTTCAGTACCGTCTTGATCCGAAGCGCAACTTGAACCCGTTCACAATGCGTTTGCAAGGATCGGTCGATGCGAACGTAAACGGAGGCTTCAGCAAGTATCAGGATGCATTCTTTTCGGAACGCTTCGCCAAATCGACCGAGGGGCGCGACCAAAGTGTGCACGTGCAGCGACTGAAGCGATTGATATTCGAACAGATGCAAATACTACGTCAGGcgttggaacttcatcgcagcCTTGCTCCGGAGCAGGTGCTCCCGCTGCACAACCGGCTGTCGGAGGCATTCCTCGAGTTGGAGAAGAGCACGGCCGAGTGGAAGACGAATATTAACATTCCAACAAAGCCACTGCCACCGTTGCCGATtgggcaacaacaacagcaaggtGGTGCTAGCGACTCTTGCATGGGTCCAAATGGTGGAAAGGTGGCGATGATGAATGGCGGAGCACAAGAGTTGGCATACTTCCCGGAGGATTACGATGGCACGTATATGTCCGTGAACAAGAAGGCACTCTCGCTATCAGGAATCGTCCCTATGACTGCATTGACCTCCTCTCCGGTTCCGCACATTCCACCGCGTGACAACAACGGTGGCTTGATATTGCCTGCCGTGTGTTCACCTACGGCTCCACCATTACCACCGCGCGGCCACACGCCCGACAAACGCAGTTCCAATCCGATGCCATTTACAGAGTACgtagagcagcagcagctgcagcaacacAGCTTGCCGGGTAAGAATCGGCAGAAAAAGTACTCTCTGTACGAAATATCGCTTAACGACAGTGGCAATTACGGTAGTCCGCGGAATCTGAGCGAATTTAGGCAAGGCTTTTACCGAGATTCGGGCATTTCCACCAGTACCCAAGAATTGAACAATCTCAATGTAGCATCGTCCTCTGGCGCAGCGGCTGGTCAGCACGCAGCATCGCAAGTAGGAGATGGTTGTGTCCAAACACCACCGCATCAACACTATCATCAACCAATGGCAATTCCATCCACCGTAACGCCACACGACGATTACAACATCATTGCAAACGGCAATACTCTGCCGGCAATGGTACATCCCTCGAACCGGGGCCACCAAAAGACGAACTCTAACCCAGAGGCGTACCAAAGCATTCCAATGATGAGCGGGTCATCACCATCGAGCGGTGGTATggcacaaccaccaccaccgccaattCCTCCCAAGTCGGCATCGCTGCACCACCAGCACTCCCTACCAGCCGTCAGCATCGGAGCGGGcagcaataataataacaacaataatagCATTTCCCTTAGCTTCCATACGCAAGGAGCTCATGCGCAGCAGCATGTACCACAATCTCACTACCATCATCAGCGCAATCAGTCGCTTAACCTAAGCACCAACAGTTCGTCTGATGGGGAGCAGTTAAGCTTGAACGACATTAGCCCAGCGCCACCACCGATGTTTAATGACAATTTTAGTGATTCATTCAGCGACGAGTGTGACAATCCGGTGCCGATTGGTCAACACTCCAAGCTGACACCTAGTCCAGGACGTTCGGGAGGATCCGCTGGAGTGGCAGGCATGGTGGTTGGGGCACCGTCCGGGTACAACACTGCGCTTAATGGAGCATCGTCCGGAGATGGAACGGTGGAGCTAAGTTCCATCACAACGACAACTACAACCACCACTATCATTTCCTTACGTCGGGACGATGAGGACGAAATATTCTACTAG